CGGCGGCGGCCGCCGGGTGGGAGAGGAGCTGCACGCGGGAGGCGTCCTCCCACACCAGATCCACCCGCCCCAGAACTCCGTCGGCCGCCAGCACCGCCGCATCCCGCTCCACCCCGTGCCGCCTTCCCCGGTCCAGCACCAGGGTGTGGCTCCCCAGCACGTCCCGGGAAACCACCGAAGCGAGGATGGCTTGCGCTTGCAGGGAAGGGTAGGCGGCCAGCACGGCGTTGGCCTGGCGCAGGGCCAAAAGCTCGCTGGTGAGCAGTTGGTTTTCCCGGGACAAGCGCTCCACCTGGCGCTCCAGCGCTTGCAGATGGGCCAGGGTTTCGCGCCAGTTTTGACGGCCGAGCTTGAGGTCCCCGGCCACCAGCAAGGCGCGGTTGGCCATGGCAACGATGGGTTGGGTGAAGGCGCGGTGGGCGATGGCCAAAGCCGTCTCCGCACCGCTTCGCACCTGCGCCGCTGCCGCCACGTACAAGCCCAGGCAGGCAACGGCAAGGCTCAAATCGGGGCGGAGGGCGAGGCGAGCCACGTCATTCGAGGGCGATTTTCTTCAAAAGGCTCATGTCGGTGAGCATCATGCCGGTACCCCGCACCACCGCGGAAACCGGCTCGTCGCAGTGGGAAACGGGGATGCCCGTTTCCTCCCGCAGCCGCTGGTCCAGGCCGCGAAGCAGCGAACCGCCCCCGGCCAGCACGATGCCCTTGTCAATGATGTCCGCGGAAAGCTCCGGCGGCGTGCGTTCCAGGGCGGTGCGCACGGTGTCCACGATGACGTTCACGGTTTCCGCCAGGGCTTCCCTCACCTCCTCGTCGGTGATGGTGAGCGTCTTCGGGATGCCTTCCACCAGGTCCCGCCCCTTCACCTCCATGGTTCGTTGGTTGCCGTCGGGGTAGGCGTTCCCCAGCTCGATCTTGATGGCCTCGGCGGTGCGCTCGCCGATGAGCAGGTTGTACTTGCGCTTGATGTAGGAAATGATGGCTTCGTCCATTTCGTTGCCGGCCACCCGCACCGATTTGGAGTAAACGATGCCGGCCAGGGAAATCACCGCCACATCGGTGGTGCCACCGCCAATGTCCACGATCATGTTGCCGGAAGGTTCGGTGATGGGCAGCCCGGCTCCAATGGCCGCGGCCATGGCCTGCTCCACCAGGTAAACCTCGCTGGCCCCCGCCCTGAGCGCCGAGTCCTTCACCGCCCGCTTTTCCACCGGCGTGATTTCCGAGGGAACCGAAATGATGATGCGCGGGCGCACGAAAAACGAGCGGCCGTGAGCTTTGCGGATGAAGTACTCCAGCATCTTTTCGGTGACTTCAAAATCAGCAATGACCCCGTCCTTCATGGGGCGGATGGCCACGATGTTCCCCGGGGTTTTGCCCAGCATTTCCTTGGCCGCTTGCCCAACGGCTTCCACCTTGTTGGTGATGCGGTTCACCGCCACAATGGAGGGCTCGAAAACCACGATGCCGCGAGCGCGTGTGTAAACGAGGGTGGTGGCTGTCCCCAAATCCACCGCCAGGTCGGAGGAAAACAACGAGAAAAGCGAGGAAAGTCCCATGGCCTTAGTCCACCTCCACGAAAACCGTCTCCTTATGCTCGGCGGTGTTGCCCGCGGCGTCGGTGGCGCGAATCACAATGACGCTCTTGCCCTCGCGGTTGATGGCCACGGCTTTCTTGAAGCTGCCGTCGCCAGCCACCGCTACCGCTTCGCCGTTGATGGTCACCGTGGCCCCCGGCTCGGTGACCCCCTGGATCAAGAAGAAGTTACCCATTTGCTGGGGCTTTTGCACGGAAAGCACAGGCGGTGTGGTGTCCGCCAGCTCCTCCACGCGGGTGCCGGTGTAAGCCCGGAACGAGCGGGGGGAGCTCCACTCCGAGGCGGTGCGCTCCGGTCCCACCGCTGCCACCCGCCAGTAATAGGTCCCCGGGAGCCGCAAGCGCAAAGTTACCGAGGGTTCCAAGCGTGTGGCTTCCACCTCGATGTTGGCGGGAGCAAAAAGGCGGGAGCGGCTCACCTGAACCTTGTAGCTTTCCGCCCCTGGAACCGGGCGCCAGGAAAGCGTGACGCGGTTTGTTTGGTCCATGTTGATGAGGGTGTTGGCCTGGGGTGCTTCCAGCTGCGGCGGCTCGGGCACCGCCCGGCGGGCGGAAAGGGAACCCTCGCGGCTGGCGGTAACCGCTTGCCGGTCGGCCAGGTCCACCGCTTGCCCGCTGCTCCCCGTGACCCGGGCGCGGCCGGCGTAAGCGGCCACGGTGGTGGTGGCATCCTCCGCCACCTCCACACCCACCCGCGACTCCTGGTGGATGCGTACGCCGGCGGCGTCGGTGACCACCGAGGAGGGGTTGAGGGCGGTGGAAACGTTCACCTGACCCACCCGCACCTTCACCTCTCCCGGCTCGGACTTGGGCCCGGTCCTGGCTTCCCGGTGGATCTCCAAGAGCGAATCAGGGCCCACGCGGTACACGGTGCCGTCGGCAAACAAGAGCTCAGCCACGGCGTCGGCGGCGGTTTTCAAAAAATCGCCGTTGTACAGAGCCTGGCGTTCTTTGGCCTTTTCCCAGGTGGTTTGGTTGGCCCGCTGCACTTCCACCCGGCCGGAAACCGCGATGATTTGCGCGGCCCCCACAAACTCCCGGTTCACCAGGCGCAGGAGCAGCTCAAAGCGGTGCAGGGCATCTTCGGCGCGGGCAGCGGCGGCTGGGAAATCGCGGTTTTCAAAATCGCGCTTGGCCTGAGCGAGCAGCTTGGTGCCCTGCTCAAACTCGCTGGCCAGCCCTTCCGAAACCCCAGCTCGGTGCAAATCCTCCTCGTAAGCCGTGGCCTGTTGGATAAGGCGGCGGGCCTTTTTTTCCACCGGCTCGTGGAAAAGCGTCCAGCACACAAACCCCAGCCCTCCGGCCAAAAGCACCAGGAGCAGGGAAAGCCCCCATTTGCGGATGCCGGTGACCGGAACCACAACCCAGTCCACTTCCAGGCGGGGACGAGACGATGGCCGCATACGCCGAGCGTTCACGTTAGCACTCCTTCCCTTCAGGTGCAACGCTTCCTTGCCAGGGGTGACCGCTTAAGGGTAGAATCCTCCGCCTTCGGGCAGGTAGGGAGGCTTTCGAACGATGCTCAAGATCATGCGCGAGAACCTCAAGAACCTCAAGTGGATCTTGTGGTTCGTGGTGTTCATCTTCGTGCTTTTGATTTTCGTGGACTGGGGGACCGGACGTCTGCGCGGCGGCAGCATGGAGCACGTAGCCGCGCGGGTGGCCGGCATCGAGATTTCCGAGCGGGACTTTTTGCGCGAGGTGCGACAAACCGACGAGCGCTTGCGCAGCCTGTACGGTCAGCAGTACGAGCTGATCCGCTCGCAGCTGGACCTGGGGCAGCTGGCGCTTTCCAACCTCATCAACAACGCGCTGTTGGTGGAGCAGGCCAAAAAGCTCAAGCTGCAGGTGAGCGATCAGGAGCTGGCCGAGCGCATTCTCTCTTTCCCGGTTTTCCGCAAGGAGGACGGCAGCTTCGTGGGCGAAGAAATTTACGCCCGCATCTTGGCGGCCAACCAAACCACCCCGGAGGAGTTTGAAGCGGAGCTGCGGGAGGGTTTGCTCATTGAAAAGCTGCAGAAGGTCCTGCGGCAGGGGATCGTGATCCCCGACGCGGAAGTGGACCGGGAGTACCGCAAGCGCAACGAAAACGCCAGCTTCCAGTTGCTCTTCGTCACCGCCGAGCGCTACTTCCCCAGCACCCAGGCCACCGAAGCCGAAGCCAAGGCCTACTACGACAGCCACCAAAGCCAGTTCATCCATGGGGAGCAGATCCAGCTGCGCTACCTGCTGGTGGACCCGGTGCGGTTGCGGCAAAACATGCCGGTGGATGAAGCGCGCGTGGCTGAGTACTACCAGAGCCACCTTTCGGAGTTTCAAGAGCCGGAAACCGTGCACGCCCGCCATATCTTGGTGCGCCCCGAGGGTGATGGTGAGGATGCTTGGCGTAAGGCCCAGGAGCGGGCCATGGCCGTGCTCCGCAAGGCGCAAGCCCCCGGCGCCGATTTTGCTGCGCTGGCTAAGGAGTTTTCCGAGGACCCGGGGAGCAAGGAAAGCGGCGGCGATTTGGGGTGGTTTGAGCGGGGGCGCATGGTGAAGGAGTTTGAAGACGCGGTCTTTGCCATGCAGCCCGGCGAGGTGAAAGGCCCGGTGCGCTCGCAGTTTGGCTACCACATCATCCTCCTGGAAGGCAAAAGGCCAGCGCGGCAAAAGCCGCTTTCCGAGGTGCGGGACGTGATCCGCTTCAAGCTCACCGAGGGGCTGGCCGATGCGGAAGCCTCCAAGCGCGCCACCGCCCTGAAGGAAAAGATCACCGCCGGCAAGCTGACCACCGAAGAGCAGTGGCGGGGCCTTGCCGACGAGGTGGTGTCTTCCAACGTCACACCGTTTTTCTCGCTGGATGAAGGGGTGGTTCCCGGCTTGGGGCGGGAGCCCGGGTTTTTGGAAGAGCTCAAGAAGGCCAAGGAAGGGTTTGTGGGCGGTCCCCGGCGGACCCCCCGGGGCTGGGTGGTGTACCGCGTGGAGAAGACCCGCAAGGCCGGCCAAACCCCCTTTGCCGAAGCTAAGGACGAAGCCATGGAAGGGGCGCGGCGGCTGAAGGCGCTGGAGAGGCTCAAGGCCGAGCTGGCCGCGCGCCGTGGGGAAGGGCTTGCCAAGCTTGCGGCCACCTACGGTGTGCAGGTCACCCCGGTAAAGGACCACTACCGCGGCACCTCGATCCCCGGCGTGGGCGTGGCGCAGGTGCTGGAAGAAGCGGTGTTCGCCACCCCGGTCGGGGCCTTAACCGATGTGGTCGTGGTGGGGGAAAGGGGTGTGGCCCTGGCGCAGGTGGAAGCCAAGAAAGTGGTCACCCCTGCAGAAGTGGCGGCCGGGCGCGAGGCGCTGCGCAAGAGCATGGTGGAAGACGAGCTGCAAAAGCTTATTGACGCCATGCTGGCGGAAGCCAAGCGCAACCAGCCCATGACCCTCAACCGCGACCTGGTGGAGCGCTTCAAGCCGGCCCAAGGATGATCGCTTACGTAAGCGGGCGGGTTTTGGCCCTGGCCCCCGGCAGTGTGGTGGTGGAGGCGGGAGGGGTCGGGTACAGNNNNNNNNNNNNNNNNNNNNNNNNNNNNNGGATCAGCTCACGCTTTACGGCTTTCCTTCGGCTGCCGAACGGGACGTTTTCCGGCTGCTTCTAGGGGTTGCCGGGGTGGGGCCGCGCATGGCCCTGGCCTTGCTTTCCAGCCTTTCGCCGGAGGAGCTCACCGCTGCGGTGGAAGGTGGGCAGTGGCAGGTTTTGGCGCAAGCTCCGGGGGTGGGGCGGCGAACGGCGGAACGGGT
This Thermoanaerobaculum aquaticum DNA region includes the following protein-coding sequences:
- a CDS encoding FecR domain-containing protein; this translates as MNARRMRPSSRPRLEVDWVVVPVTGIRKWGLSLLLVLLAGGLGFVCWTLFHEPVEKKARRLIQQATAYEEDLHRAGVSEGLASEFEQGTKLLAQAKRDFENRDFPAAAARAEDALHRFELLLRLVNREFVGAAQIIAVSGRVEVQRANQTTWEKAKERQALYNGDFLKTAADAVAELLFADGTVYRVGPDSLLEIHREARTGPKSEPGEVKVRVGQVNVSTALNPSSVVTDAAGVRIHQESRVGVEVAEDATTTVAAYAGRARVTGSSGQAVDLADRQAVTASREGSLSARRAVPEPPQLEAPQANTLINMDQTNRVTLSWRPVPGAESYKVQVSRSRLFAPANIEVEATRLEPSVTLRLRLPGTYYWRVAAVGPERTASEWSSPRSFRAYTGTRVEELADTTPPVLSVQKPQQMGNFFLIQGVTEPGATVTINGEAVAVAGDGSFKKAVAINREGKSVIVIRATDAAGNTAEHKETVFVEVD
- the mreC gene encoding rod shape-determining protein MreC codes for the protein MARLALRPDLSLAVACLGLYVAAAAQVRSGAETALAIAHRAFTQPIVAMANRALLVAGDLKLGRQNWRETLAHLQALERQVERLSRENQLLTSELLALRQANAVLAAYPSLQAQAILASVVSRDVLGSHTLVLDRGRRHGVERDAAVLAADGVLGRVDLVWEDASRVQLLSHPAAAAAAQVVGVEGEALLVGGERPRLEGFPPYTTVPPQAPVLTTGSEGIYPPGLPLGISGEARNEALFTVVPVTLVARPEKAVSVLVIPRSRRAP
- a CDS encoding OB-fold domain-containing protein; translation: MIAYVSGRVLALAPGSVVVEAGGVGY
- a CDS encoding SurA N-terminal domain-containing protein produces the protein MLKIMRENLKNLKWILWFVVFIFVLLIFVDWGTGRLRGGSMEHVAARVAGIEISERDFLREVRQTDERLRSLYGQQYELIRSQLDLGQLALSNLINNALLVEQAKKLKLQVSDQELAERILSFPVFRKEDGSFVGEEIYARILAANQTTPEEFEAELREGLLIEKLQKVLRQGIVIPDAEVDREYRKRNENASFQLLFVTAERYFPSTQATEAEAKAYYDSHQSQFIHGEQIQLRYLLVDPVRLRQNMPVDEARVAEYYQSHLSEFQEPETVHARHILVRPEGDGEDAWRKAQERAMAVLRKAQAPGADFAALAKEFSEDPGSKESGGDLGWFERGRMVKEFEDAVFAMQPGEVKGPVRSQFGYHIILLEGKRPARQKPLSEVRDVIRFKLTEGLADAEASKRATALKEKITAGKLTTEEQWRGLADEVVSSNVTPFFSLDEGVVPGLGREPGFLEELKKAKEGFVGGPRRTPRGWVVYRVEKTRKAGQTPFAEAKDEAMEGARRLKALERLKAELAARRGEGLAKLAATYGVQVTPVKDHYRGTSIPGVGVAQVLEEAVFATPVGALTDVVVVGERGVALAQVEAKKVVTPAEVAAGREALRKSMVEDELQKLIDAMLAEAKRNQPMTLNRDLVERFKPAQG
- a CDS encoding rod shape-determining protein is translated as MGLSSLFSLFSSDLAVDLGTATTLVYTRARGIVVFEPSIVAVNRITNKVEAVGQAAKEMLGKTPGNIVAIRPMKDGVIADFEVTEKMLEYFIRKAHGRSFFVRPRIIISVPSEITPVEKRAVKDSALRAGASEVYLVEQAMAAAIGAGLPITEPSGNMIVDIGGGTTDVAVISLAGIVYSKSVRVAGNEMDEAIISYIKRKYNLLIGERTAEAIKIELGNAYPDGNQRTMEVKGRDLVEGIPKTLTITDEEVREALAETVNVIVDTVRTALERTPPELSADIIDKGIVLAGGGSLLRGLDQRLREETGIPVSHCDEPVSAVVRGTGMMLTDMSLLKKIALE